A genomic segment from Malaclemys terrapin pileata isolate rMalTer1 chromosome 1, rMalTer1.hap1, whole genome shotgun sequence encodes:
- the SLC5A3 gene encoding sodium/myo-inositol cotransporter → MRASLETADIAIVTLYFVLVLCIGFFAMWKYNRSTVSGYFLAGRSMTWVAIGASLFVSNIGSEHFIGLAGSGAASGFAVGAWEFNALMLLQLLGWVFIPVYIRSGVYTMPEYLSKRFGGHRIQIYFAALSLILYIFTKLSVDLYSGALFIQESLGWNLYLSVILLIGMTALLTVTGGLVAVIYTDTLQALLMIIGALTLMIISMMEVGGFEEVKRRYMLATPNITSILLTYNLSNTNSCHVQPKPDALKMLREPTDEDVPWPGFLFGQTPASVWYWCADQVIVQRVLAAKNIAHAKGSTLMAGFLKLLPMFIIVIPGMISRILFADEIACINPEHCMQVCGSRAGCSNIAYPRLVMKLVPVGLRGLMMAVMIAALMSDLDSIFNSASTIFTLDVYKLIRKSAPSRELMIVGRVFVAFMVIISIAWVPIIVEMQGGQMYLYIQEVADYLTPPVAALFLLGIFWKRCNEQGAFYGGMVGFVLGSTRLILAFIYRVPECNQPDTRPGFIKNIHYMYIATALFWITGIVTITVSLFTPPPTKEQIRTTTFWSLKIRPVKENASKGDPYKVQEKNILKCNENANHILPNGKSEENIKNIKPEDINLLVTCREDSNPVISVSHSEVETPVDCYSNGQVALMGEKKREEETDDRDKHWKFIDWFCGFRSRNMNERAIQDTEEETLCLQMLEETPKVKLLLNIGLFCVCSLGIFMFVYFSL, encoded by the coding sequence atgagGGCTTCTTTGGAAACAGCAGACATTGCCATTGTGACACTGTACTTTGTGCTTGTACTGTGCATAGGCTTTTTTGCCATGTGGAAATACAATCGAAGCACCGTAAGTGGCTACTTCTTGGCAGGCCGTTCTATGACATGGGTAGCTATTGGTGCATCCTTATTTGTGAGCAATATTGGGAGCGAACATTTCATTGGGCTCGCAGGATCTGGAGCAGCAAGTGGATTTGCAGTAGGTGCGTGGGAGTTCAACGCCTTAATGCTTTTACAGCTTTTAGGATGGGTTTTCATCCCAGTCTACATACGGTCAGGAGTATATACCATGCCTGAATACTTGTCCAAACGTTTTGGAGGACATAgaattcaaatatattttgctgCGTTGTCTTTGATTCTTTATATCTTCACCAAACTTTCTGTTGATTTGTATTCAGGTGCACTCTTTATTCAAGAATCTTTAGGTTGGAACCTTTATTTGTCAGTTATCCTGCTTATTGGAATGACTGCTTTGTTGACTGTGACTGGCGGTCTCGTGGCTGTCATCTACACGGACACTCTTCAAGCTTTGCTTATGATTATTGGTGCCCTCACACTCATGATCATAAGTATGATGGAGGTTGGTGGGTTTGAAGAAGTTAAAAGGAGGTATATGTTGGCAACACCAAATATTACGTCAATCTTGTTGACCTACAATCTTTCCAATACCAACTCTTGTCATGTCCAGCCAAAGCCTGATGCTCTTAAAATGTTGCGTGAGCCAACTGACGAAGATGTTCCCTGGCCTGGATTTCTGTTTGGGCAGACCCCAGCTTCTGTATGGTACTGGTGTGCTGACCAAGTCATAGTTCAGAGGGTTTTAGCTGCAAAAAATATTGCTCATGCCAAAGGATCCACACTAATGGCAGGTTTTTTAAAGCTGTTGCCTATGTTTATTATAGTTATCCCAGGGATGATTTCACGTATACTGTTTGCAGATGAGATTGCCTGCATCAATCCTGAACACTGCATGCAAGTCTGTGGAAGCAGAGCTGGATGCTCTAACATTGCCTATCCACGTTTGGTGATGAAACTTGTACCAGTTGGTCTGCGGGGACTCATGATGGCTGTAATGATTGCTGCACTAATGAGTGACTTGGACTCTATATTTAACAGTGCCAGCACTATATTTACACTTGATGTCTACAAACTCATACGCAAGAGTGCCCCATCTAGAGAATTAATGATTGTAGGAAGAGTGTTTGTTGCTTTCATGGTAATTATAAGCATTGCTTGGGTTCCAATAATCGTGGAAATGCAAGGAGGCCAGATGTATCTCTATATACAAGAGGTAGCAGATTATTTGACTCCACCAGTGGCTGCGCTGTTTCTGTTGGGTATATTTTGGAAGCGTTGCAACGAACAAGGGGCATTCTATGGTGGAATGGTTGGGTTTGTTCTTGGATCTACAAGGCTGATATTGGCATTTATTTATCGTGTCCCTGAGTGTAACCAGCCTGATACTAGGCCAGGCTTCATCAAAAATATCCACTATATGTATATTGCTACTGCTCTGTTTTGGATCACTGGAATTGTGACTATTACAGTAAGCCTCTTTACACCACCACCAACAAAGGAACAGATTCGAACAACCACTTTCTggtctctaaaaatcaggcctgtAAAAGAAAATGCTTCAAAAGGGGATCCATATAAGGTACAAGAAAAAAACATCTTGAAATGTAATGAAAATGCCAATCATATCCTGCCAAATGGCAAATctgaagaaaatattaaaaatattaagccTGAGGATATAAATCTTCTAGTTACTTGCAGAGAAGACAGCAACCCAGTGATTTCTGTAAGTCACTCTGAAGTTGAGACACCAGTTGATTGTTATTCCAATGGACAAGTGGCTCTCATGGGTGAGAAAAAGCGTGAGGAAGAGACTGATGATCGAGATAAACATTGGAAATTCATAGATTGGTTCTGTGGCTTTAGAAGTAGAAACATGAATGAAAGAGCCATCCAAGATACGGAGGAAGAGACTCTCTGTTTACAAATGTTGGAAGAGACTCCAAAAGTTAAACTTTTACTAAATATTGGACTGTTTTGTGTCTGTTCACTTGGAATATTCATGTTTGTCTATTTCTCTTTGTGA